The following are encoded together in the Variovorax sp. PBS-H4 genome:
- a CDS encoding VOC family protein produces the protein MQATATHTGAKPKAALTPNPGLTPMMLNHAAWVTPDAAATTDFYTRIMGMELASTVLDDSVPSTGDAIPYFHIFFRMGDGSTLAFFEAPGVPGPSKSSHPAYDIFNHIALQAKDRAEVLRWHEWLTSQGVEVVGPTDHKGLILSIYFHDPAGIRLEITTPLDKEWNRHTEKGYADLKLWEDCKQKARAEGRDVPKALLELIHDVRKRYEAKESA, from the coding sequence ATGCAAGCCACTGCCACTCACACCGGGGCCAAGCCCAAGGCCGCGCTGACCCCGAACCCCGGCCTCACGCCGATGATGCTGAACCACGCGGCCTGGGTCACCCCGGACGCGGCCGCCACGACCGACTTCTACACCCGCATCATGGGCATGGAGCTGGCCAGCACGGTGCTCGACGACAGCGTGCCGTCCACCGGCGACGCGATCCCGTACTTCCACATCTTCTTCCGCATGGGCGACGGCTCCACGCTGGCCTTCTTCGAGGCCCCCGGCGTGCCCGGGCCGTCGAAGTCCAGCCACCCGGCCTACGACATCTTCAACCACATCGCGCTGCAGGCGAAGGACCGCGCCGAGGTGCTGCGCTGGCACGAGTGGCTCACCTCGCAGGGCGTGGAGGTGGTCGGGCCGACCGACCACAAGGGCCTGATCCTGTCGATCTACTTCCATGATCCGGCCGGCATCCGCCTGGAGATCACCACGCCGCTGGACAAGGAGTGGAACCGCCACACCGAGAAAGGCTATGCCGACCTGAAGCTGTGGGAAGACTGCAAGCAGAAGGCCAGGGCCGAGGGCCGCGACGTGCCGAAGGCGCTGCTCGAGCTGATCCACGACGTGCGCAAGCGCTACGAAGCCAAAGAGTCGGCATGA
- a CDS encoding branched-chain amino acid ABC transporter permease, with amino-acid sequence MSTLPVAPEPMALKAAPAAGSAGPSLRLAALGALALAALAVPFVLSDYRIFLVTMTLITAIGVLGLNMLVGYNGQLSLGHGALYALGAYVTAVLMEHAGFAWWATLPVSAVVCFVFGFLFGWPALRLKGHYLALATFALALATPQLLKHKALEPWTGGVQGITLLKPEAPFGLALSADQWLYLVVLAIAAFLFVCAWNLLRGRLGRATIAIREQPIAASAMGINVPYVKAMTFGVSALYTGVAGSLGAIATAFVAPDSFGMFVSIFFLVGAVVGGLGTIAGALVGAAFIQFIPNVADQISKSAPSAIFAGFLILCMFLMPQGFVGLVREGLRRLRTRGQRPRRGD; translated from the coding sequence ATGTCGACATTGCCCGTTGCCCCCGAACCCATGGCCTTGAAAGCCGCGCCGGCCGCCGGCAGCGCGGGGCCGTCGTTGCGGCTGGCCGCTCTCGGCGCATTGGCGCTGGCAGCCCTGGCCGTGCCCTTCGTGCTGTCGGACTACCGCATCTTCCTCGTCACCATGACGCTGATCACCGCGATCGGCGTGCTGGGCCTGAACATGCTGGTGGGCTACAACGGCCAGCTGTCGCTGGGCCACGGCGCGCTCTATGCGCTGGGCGCCTACGTGACCGCGGTGCTGATGGAGCATGCCGGCTTCGCCTGGTGGGCCACGCTGCCGGTGTCAGCCGTCGTCTGCTTCGTCTTCGGCTTCCTGTTCGGCTGGCCGGCGCTGCGGCTCAAGGGCCACTACCTGGCGCTCGCCACCTTCGCGCTCGCGCTGGCCACGCCACAGCTGCTCAAGCACAAGGCCCTGGAGCCCTGGACCGGCGGCGTGCAGGGCATCACCCTGCTGAAGCCGGAGGCGCCCTTCGGGCTCGCGCTGTCGGCCGACCAGTGGCTCTACCTGGTGGTGCTGGCGATCGCGGCTTTCCTGTTCGTGTGCGCCTGGAACCTGCTGCGCGGCCGGCTGGGGCGGGCCACCATCGCGATCCGCGAGCAGCCGATCGCCGCGTCCGCGATGGGCATCAACGTGCCCTACGTCAAGGCGATGACCTTCGGCGTCAGCGCGCTCTACACCGGCGTGGCCGGCTCGCTGGGCGCGATCGCGACGGCCTTCGTCGCGCCGGACAGCTTCGGCATGTTCGTCTCGATCTTCTTCCTCGTGGGTGCCGTGGTCGGCGGGCTCGGAACGATCGCGGGGGCGCTGGTGGGCGCTGCCTTCATCCAGTTCATCCCCAACGTGGCCGACCAGATCTCGAAATCCGCGCCCTCGGCCATCTTTGCCGGCTTCCTGATCCTGTGCATGTTCCTGATGCCGCAGGGCTTCGTCGGCCTGGTGCGCGAGGGCCTGCGCCGCCTGCGCACCCGCGGCCAACGTCCCCGGCGAGGGGACTGA
- a CDS encoding 2Fe-2S iron-sulfur cluster-binding protein yields MPRVIYIHSNGERAEVEVANGQNLMLAATANDLNGIVGDCGGVMSCATCHVIVDDAFISLLPPPVDTEQQMLDYTAAPREAGSRLCCQIVMTDALDGIAVRIADPQL; encoded by the coding sequence ATGCCCCGAGTCATCTACATCCATTCCAACGGCGAACGCGCCGAGGTCGAGGTCGCCAACGGCCAGAACCTGATGCTGGCCGCGACGGCCAACGACCTGAACGGCATCGTCGGCGATTGCGGCGGCGTGATGAGCTGCGCCACCTGCCACGTGATCGTGGACGACGCATTCATCTCGCTGCTGCCGCCGCCGGTCGACACCGAGCAGCAGATGCTGGACTACACCGCCGCGCCGCGCGAAGCGGGCAGCCGGCTGTGCTGCCAGATCGTCATGACCGATGCGCTCGACGGCATCGCCGTGCGCATCGCCGATCCACAACTGTAA